The sequence below is a genomic window from Ochrobactrum quorumnocens.
TCTTTCAACTTCCATCACGGCAGGATTCCAATATTCGAAGAACAGTGCCTCAGGTTCAACATCGACACCAGTGCCAACAACCATTCGTGCTGGCGACACAGTCATCATTGAAGCGTCGAGCGGCGATATTAACGCAGTCGGCGCGCAGATCGCAGCTGGTTATGACGAGAAAGGTTTGCTGTCAGGTGGTCGCGGCGATATCGCTCTGATTGCTGGAAATGACATCAATCTCATCAGCGCTCAGGCGACAACGGAAAATTCCAGCAAAAACGTTTCTGGTGGCGTGCAGATCAACCTTGATCTCACAGGTGGCAACTTCAACTTTTCGAAGGGAAATGTCGACGGAACGACCGTCACAAACGTCAACACGCATGTTGTGGGTACTGGCGGGGTTTATCTGCAATCTGGCAATGACACGAACCTGAAAGGTGCAACTGTTACCGGAGAAACGGTAATTGCCGACATTGGTGGTGACCTTAATATCGAAAGTCAGCTTGATACGTCATCAGGAAAAGCCAAGCAGGTTGGTGTTGGCGGCGGTATTGGAACGAGTGGTGCTGCGATCTCTGGCAGTTATCAAACAGCCAAAGGCGACGCTGCTATTGTCTCAGAACAATCCGGCATACGTGCGGGCGAGGGCGGTTTTGATATCAAGGTCGACGGCAACACGAAGCTTAAGGGCGGCGTGATTTCTAGCGAGGCCGACCCCAAAGACAATCGTCTTGAAACCAGAACACTCGAATTCGAAGATCTCGACACACATTCCGAGTGGAAAGCAGATACCTATGGTGGCGGTATCTCCGGCAAAGGACCGCTCGTTTCCCCGCCAATCAAGGAAGGTGAAAGCGAAACAGGCAAGGCACTGTCAGCAGTTTCTCCCGGTGAGATCATCATAACCGATCCTGCCAATCAGCAGCAGAACATTGATGATCTGCGTCGCGATACGACAGATACCAATACGTCGCTGCCTGGTATTCCTGATCTGCAGAAAATTCTCAGTAAGCAGCTGAAGACGCAACAGCTCTACGATGATGCAGCCGCCAAAGCTGCAAATATGATCGGCAATCTGTCGTCAAAGCAATATGCCGAGGCGACCACAGACGCAGAGCGTGAATTCTGGAAGGAAGGCGGAACTGGGCCAAGGATCTTGCATGCTATTGCAGGTGGCTTGCTCGGTGGAGTGAATGATTTCAGTGGTATGTTGAGCGGCGCGCTCGGTGGCGCATCGTCAGCTTATCTCGCGCCGAAGATCAAAGAGCTGGTAGCAGAGTTCGTTAAAGAAGCAGGCTTAAGCGGTTCCGCTGCGGACTTCATGACCAACTCCATAACGGGGTCCATCCTACAAGGTTTGGGTGGTGTCACCGGAGGAACAGGCGCAGCGTATGCAGGTAATGTATATCAGAACAATTATCTCAAACATGAAGAAATCATCGCGTACAACGACGAAATGAGGCAATGCGGCGAGAATCCCGATTGCCAATATCGTGTCTTCTCGGAGTATTTCGAGATTTCGGCCAATCGAAATGATGAGGTAGCTGCCTGCGAGACCGAAGAATGTCGCAAGGCGCACTATGACGACTTCATGAAAGCGAAAGAAGTCGCCAATTTAGTCCTGAACCCCTTTAATCATAATAATGATGCGTATTATACTGCGCTGTTTGCTCTCCAGTCGAATGACCTGAATTCAAAGGTCAATGAGATCGCAATGGCTCGCGTACAGGCGCGGAATAACGCTGCGGAAGAATGTGGTTCTGATGCTGCTTGCGCCCAAGGCAAGACTGAAGAGTATTTCAAATTATGGGCCGATGAAAAGGAGCATAAAGAGCTACTCGGTTCGGTAGCGGGTGCTGTACTTGGTGCCTTTAATGGACTGAATAGCACGAAGCGTAAGATCGACTATGATAAGATATCTACAGCAAAGCCAGGGCAAGCTACGAAGCCTAGGCCGTGTGGACGGATTTGATTAAGATGAAAACCGCTGCGATTGCGACGATTGATCGGAAGTTTCTTGCTGTTTTCTCGCAACGTAAAGCGACACGTTTGAACCGTTTGAGCTTCCCCATCATTTGTTCGATACGTGCGCGGCCTCGATAAAGTGCTACGGCAAAATGTTTTGGAATATTCCGCCTGTTTGATCTGTAAGGGATCACTGGAATAGCGCCAGCCATTCGCGCAGTCTTTCGATTGTCATCGCTATCATAGCCCTTATCAGCAATGATAGCGCGGTGCGTGATTTGAGGACCTGTTTCCATGAGGCTTTTAAACTGTTTGCTATCGGAAGCTTCACCACCGGTCAGTTCAAACCCAAGGGGCTGACCATTTCGGTCGGTTTTCAGATGGATTTTGGTTCCAAACCCTCCACGCGAATACCCGAGCGCTTGGCCTTCCTGCCCCCTTTTGCACCGGCTGCAGAAACATGGGCGCGAATTACGGTGCTGTCGAACATAGCAATCAGATGAGCGCTTTCATCAAGCCCAGCTAAAATGGAGAAATAGTCTTCGAAAATACCTGCTTTCCCCAAGCGGTCAAAACGCTTCCATATGCTGTTCCAATTACCATACCGTTCCGGCAGTGCTCGCCACGAGATGTTGTGGAGGGTGAAATAATGTAGCGCTTCAAGGAATAGACGGTCATTTTTGGCTTTCGCGCCAACGGCTGGCAGACAAGCGCGGAAAACCTCCAGTGCCAGTTCATAGTCACTCTCTGTCATCTTGGTGCACATTGCCGACCTCCAAACACGTCGACAACATATGAATCACCTCAAGTGATAATCTGGAACCCGAAAACTTATACCTGAGTCAATTCGTCCACACGGCCTAGAAACCTCGACGAACAAGTATTGTGGAATGAGGTGATTCGTAATCCGTCCTCAGGCCAAAAACTCCAATTGAACAAAGATTTGCGATTTCCTGCAGCAAGTGGATGGCAAAAGATGGAGGTCACCCACACCCGCCCAGATGGAACGAAGATATCAATTCATTACCAATACAATTCCATCACGAACAAGGCATATGATATGAAACTTACAAACCCTCAGTAGCCCGGTGAGTTGAATGAAGATTGTTGAAAAGAATGGATTGGGTAATGTTGTTGACGTGTATGGACTTTATTGGGTGGATGGCATTAGGCATCACTTAATAATTCCATATATAGGGTATGACGGTTTTGTAGTTGTTACCGAAACCAATTGCGATGTCGTAGAGCCAGATGTTGACGATTTTGTTCTGCGAAAAGGTGACTATGGACGGGATATCCTACTCCACTGGGCCGTGGCAAAAGATGACTTAGTTTATCGTCTAACCGACCCACCCGATGCTGATGCTGTGACTGAATTACGCCGTCGTATCGAACATGGGCGTTAGGTCCATTGACCTGAAAGGGGGGGCGTTGGTCTCGGTGATATTGCTCTGTTGCTGGCAAGATTGCTCCTGATTTGCCAGCTCAGAATTAAGAAATTGTCACTTTCATAACCGGGACTCTGGCCCTAAGTTCGGTTTGTTTTCGTCTACTATCATTTAGAATTGACTAATGAACAGAACGGTGCTTCTCCACAGAGCTTCGCATGGATCTTCGCTGGAATCGATTAGCCAACAGACGGTTACTCCTGGGCATCAAGTGAATAGCTGGCTCACCGGTGGGAAATGATGAAATACTTCGAGTTAAATGATGATATTGCCTTTCCGAATAGATGGTGGTTAGGGAAGGTGATACAGATTGATGGGGATGTTTTTGCTCAACCGCCGTTCATTCCCATGAACGATGGACGCCGAGATCAAGTTTATGAAGTTGAGTTGAAGGTCAACGGTGTCAGCACGGATTACACAACGACAACTTTTCGTAGTGTTCCATTGGGAAGCTTTAAGGTTATACAAGCGCTATCGGGACTTGATGGTTTTACAGCGTTCCCAGCTCGGATAGTTAATTTCGCCCAAAAGACCTCCTATCATATTCTGCATTTTTGGGATGTTTTAGATTGTTTTGATGAAGAACAATCAGCGTTTGAAATTATTCCATTCAATGACCCGATAAGGCCTGATCTTGCAGGAAATTATCGCTCCGTTACCAAGTTAAGAATTGATCCTCATAAAGCTGTTGGAAAGCATATATTCAGAATAGCTCGGTTGGAGGGGCGCATCATCGTCAGCGAAGATGTTAAAAAGCGATTTGAGGATCTTGGCATAACCGGTGCCGTTTTCGATGCGGTCGTTTAGATACAGGACCGCGCCGCTTTGCCGAATGGTGCGCCCTGAGCTTGGTGAATCCGACATATTGCCTGGGTACGATGCCGAAACGAAGGGCTCGGGTTGTCCCGCTCAGCGATGGAATTCATCAACCTCATGAATCAATTCTGCTTAATAGATTCAAAATTTTCGTTGGACGCGCACGCTGCTTTTCTCCACGTTCACAGAATGATCGTGGAAATTTCAGGCTTTATATCGAATGCACTGTGCCCGCTCAAAACATGGCACGCTTTTATGTGTTAGAAATTAGGTTATGTCGCAAATTATTCAGTAGGTTAAAAGCAGCCTTATTTCTGGACGCAATTATGCTGCGATTTTTCCTGAGCCCCTTTTGTCTGACGACAGGGTGCGCGCAATTGAAGACACTTGACGAAGCAAAAATGGCTCGATCTATAAAAGTACAATGAGGCGCTGAAAGGAATTTTAAAGATGATGAATGGGAGCAAACTGCATTTTAAGCTTGCACTTTTGCTAGGTGCAGTTGCGTCCGTGCTTACGGGATGTGCTAGTAAAAAAGGGGGATTAAATATTGGTCTCTTTGCTGAAACGAATAAGCTAGATATAGAATGGAAGAATAATACAGTCGAATCGTTCGAAAAACGATTTGGCGAGCCGATTGAAAAATCGAATGCGAATAATACAGTTGTCATGCGATGGATGAAGACATCCGCGCCGTTTTGGGTGCCGTCGCAACTTTACTATCAATCCATGGGTCCCAATATGTCGGTGCGGGTTCATAAGCCAGCGCATTATGAGACAGCAAACTGCATCATCGGTGTATCGAATGTTAATGGACGCATAACCGGTATCAAGACAGTCAAGGATGGGTGGATTGATAAGAAGTCGTTCTGTCAAACATCTTTTGGAATATGATTAACTGCTAGAAAAGTGAAATCTCTGATAGGCATAGCTTCTTTGCAGCCAATGCAGGTTTTGCAGGCCTGAACGCTTATGATGCGATCAAGAACCTGCAGGGCATGGCCGATGGTACGGGCAACATAGCTTCTGCTTCCATCGGGGTAGGCTTCGAATATTTGAAGTCCAAGAAAAATGCTGAAAGTTCGATACCGGTGGTTACAGGTATTCGCGTCGGCAACAGCGTTTCCATTGAAGCCAAATCCGGCGACATCAACAGCCATGGCGCACAGATTGTTGCGGGCTATGACGAATACGGTCTGTTTTCCGGTGGTGCCGGTGATATCAGCCTGAAAGCAGGCAATGATATCAATCTGGAAAGCGCGCAGGCAACCAACAGTTCGTCCTCATCCAGTAAATCTGCTGGAGCAAGTGTCGGTTACTCTGTCGGGATTGGACTTGGCAGTGCGACCGGTGGCTGGACCGGAAGTGCAAATGGCAGTTCGGGCAAGTCGAACAGCGATGGCACGACGCAGGTTAACACCCACGTCACCGGTTCGGGCAACATCAATATTGAATCCGGTCGTGACACCAATTTGAAGGGTGCTGTGGTCGAAGGCGAGACGATCACTGCCAATGTCGGGCGTGATCTCAACATCATCTCTGTTCCCGATATCGGTGAAAGCTCCAACAAGTCATCCTCATTCGGCGTCAGCGGCTCATTGAGCGGTGGAACACCGAAGGTTACGGGCGTGTCGCCGGGCTATGGCACCGGCTCCGGTGAAACCAACTGGATCAGCGAACAGTCCGGTCTCGTGTCGAAAGGCGAGATGGATGTTCGCGTCGAGGGCAACACGCATCTCGGCGCTGGCAAGATCGTTTCTGAGAGCGGTGATCTCACCCTCGATACCGGCACGCTCTCCCATGAGGATTTCTCCGGCTCAAAGAAATATGAAGGTTTCGACATTCAGGCAAATATCGACCTGACGCCGAAGGATGCTGAAGGCAACAAGCAACAGCAGCCGGATCAGACGTCTCAGCCAAAGAACTCAGCTGAAGGCACCTATCAGCTCGACGATACACGTCAGGAAGTGCGTGCCACCGTCGGGCCAGGTGAGATCATCATCCGTGACAAGGACAAGCAGGCTGAGCTCGAAGCGAGCGGCCAGACCGAAGACCTCGCTGCCCTCAACCGCGATCCTGACAAGGCTTACGAGATCACCAAGGATAAGCATGTCGAGATTGAGTATTATCTGTCGGATACATCTCTAGATGCCGTTGCATCGAGCATCGGAAAGGCAATGGAGCCGGGCGGCTTCGTGGATCGCTATCTGCTTGGGAAAAACCTGACACAGGATGAGAAAAACGCCATCCAGAATGGGTTGGCAGCCATTGCGAATGGCGGAACCTTAGGAGGCTGAGGTCAACGTCAGGGGTTCAATTGGCTGAATCCGGCGAGTTGGATTGTGTCGTCTGCTTATGCGAGTGAAATCAGCTGTTACATCATCCAAGCCGATGGCTCACATATCGAGTTGGGCATAAAAACCTATGATGACTGTAAGGATGCGATCTACGCTTACATGAATTCATTGGGCTACGATGAGCGCATTACTGTTTTACAATCCGCAGGTTTTGGCACCAAAATGCTGGGAAATACCGCTATTGGCGAAGCGGTTTTCCTGACCGATTGGCTGATGAATGCTATTGATAAAATGGATGGGAAGCCGAATGGTTTCTATTCCCGACAGTTCTTTGACGGATATGTTGACAGCTATAATATTGACGAAGCCAAGAAGCTCGAGCTTCGAGCGAACTTGGCCGATTCCTCGTTGTCGTTTGATGAGAAAGCTCAGCAACTTGAAGCAGCAGGAATAGACATTCATGCGATGCTGGCTGCTTCTTTGCTGGGAGCAGCTGCAAAGGGAGGCAAATCTTGGATCATTTCAGTTGACGCGACTGGTAAGATTCCTACCACTTGGGGAAGTGGTCAACCCAATAAGAAAGGCGTTGGAACCCGTTGGCAAGACCCCAATAATCCGGGCAATGGCGTTCGCATTGATCAAGGAAACCCAAACCATAGTTTGCCGAGCCAGCGAGAAGATCACGTGATTGTCCGTTCAGGGGGAACAGTGATAGGCAGAGATGGTAAGCCAATCTCCGGGAGTATTCAGGATAATGCTGAGCAAGCCCACATTCCCTTATCAGAATATAAAAATTGGTCTAGTTGGAATTCACCATGATTAATAATGATCTAAAGTACCCATCAATGCGTGAAGAGCTTCTTCGTAGCCTCTTAGAATTATCTGACCCTGAGTATCAGAGGAATAAGTGGTTGCCGGAGAACTCTTCAAATGGCGTTCCGGAGAGTAATCTTGACTATTCGGTTCATTTTCTTTTTGACGACACTAGTTTATCGACATCTCCAGAAAAATGTATTGGTTGGTTTCTGAAGGATGAGTGTGAAGCAAAATTGGTCTTTGAAGTAAGTCAGAGGTTGAGTGATATATTCATGAAGTATGGAACTGAATTGGAGGATCGTGATTATATACAATTGCCTGAATGGGTAGACGTTGTAAGGAAAGCAAAATTCGCATATGATGCAATAAAGTAAAATAAAGTAAAATAAAGTAAAAGTATTCTTCTTTTGCGCTTTATATATGATTATACGTCATTTTTACTGCGCCACAGTTTTCTTTCCTAAAGCGGCGATTTGACGCTCGACACCGGTAGGCTAACCCATGAGAACTTCTCCGGTTCGAAGAA
It includes:
- a CDS encoding hemagglutinin repeat-containing protein, which codes for MVITAGRDANLQAAQVEAGSTVDILAERDVNLLSAQDKTNYETMHEELFAGITATVSSSVASAASNIYDAAKKVGEGSSSQSIAMGTIAAINGYYAYDALVNGKPITPGEFKQDGPLLSTSITAGFQYSKNSASGSTSTPVPTTIRAGDTVIIEASSGDINAVGAQIAAGYDEKGLLSGGRGDIALIAGNDINLISAQATTENSSKNVSGGVQINLDLTGGNFNFSKGNVDGTTVTNVNTHVVGTGGVYLQSGNDTNLKGATVTGETVIADIGGDLNIESQLDTSSGKAKQVGVGGGIGTSGAAISGSYQTAKGDAAIVSEQSGIRAGEGGFDIKVDGNTKLKGGVISSEADPKDNRLETRTLEFEDLDTHSEWKADTYGGGISGKGPLVSPPIKEGESETGKALSAVSPGEIIITDPANQQQNIDDLRRDTTDTNTSLPGIPDLQKILSKQLKTQQLYDDAAAKAANMIGNLSSKQYAEATTDAEREFWKEGGTGPRILHAIAGGLLGGVNDFSGMLSGALGGASSAYLAPKIKELVAEFVKEAGLSGSAADFMTNSITGSILQGLGGVTGGTGAAYAGNVYQNNYLKHEEIIAYNDEMRQCGENPDCQYRVFSEYFEISANRNDEVAACETEECRKAHYDDFMKAKEVANLVLNPFNHNNDAYYTALFALQSNDLNSKVNEIAMARVQARNNAAEECGSDAACAQGKTEEYFKLWADEKEHKELLGSVAGAVLGAFNGLNSTKRKIDYDKISTAKPGQATKPRPCGRI
- a CDS encoding IS5 family transposase, producing the protein MHLKTDRNGQPLGFELTGGEASDSKQFKSLMETGPQITHRAIIADKGYDSDDNRKTARMAGAIPVIPYRSNRRNIPKHFAVALYRGRARIEQMMGKLKRFKRVALRCEKTARNFRSIVAIAAVFILIKSVHTA
- a CDS encoding transposase produces the protein MCTKMTESDYELALEVFRACLPAVGAKAKNDRLFLEALHYFTLHNISWRALPERYGNWNSIWKRFDRLGKAGIFEDYFSILAGLDESAHLIAMFDSTVIRAHVSAAGAKGGRKAKRSGIRVEGLEPKSI
- a CDS encoding imm11 family protein codes for the protein MMKYFELNDDIAFPNRWWLGKVIQIDGDVFAQPPFIPMNDGRRDQVYEVELKVNGVSTDYTTTTFRSVPLGSFKVIQALSGLDGFTAFPARIVNFAQKTSYHILHFWDVLDCFDEEQSAFEIIPFNDPIRPDLAGNYRSVTKLRIDPHKAVGKHIFRIARLEGRIIVSEDVKKRFEDLGITGAVFDAVV
- a CDS encoding hemagglutinin repeat-containing protein, which translates into the protein MADGTGNIASASIGVGFEYLKSKKNAESSIPVVTGIRVGNSVSIEAKSGDINSHGAQIVAGYDEYGLFSGGAGDISLKAGNDINLESAQATNSSSSSSKSAGASVGYSVGIGLGSATGGWTGSANGSSGKSNSDGTTQVNTHVTGSGNINIESGRDTNLKGAVVEGETITANVGRDLNIISVPDIGESSNKSSSFGVSGSLSGGTPKVTGVSPGYGTGSGETNWISEQSGLVSKGEMDVRVEGNTHLGAGKIVSESGDLTLDTGTLSHEDFSGSKKYEGFDIQANIDLTPKDAEGNKQQQPDQTSQPKNSAEGTYQLDDTRQEVRATVGPGEIIIRDKDKQAELEASGQTEDLAALNRDPDKAYEITKDKHVEIEYYLSDTSLDAVASSIGKAMEPGGFVDRYLLGKNLTQDEKNAIQNGLAAIANGGTLGG
- a CDS encoding SCO4402 family protein, with the protein product MINNDLKYPSMREELLRSLLELSDPEYQRNKWLPENSSNGVPESNLDYSVHFLFDDTSLSTSPEKCIGWFLKDECEAKLVFEVSQRLSDIFMKYGTELEDRDYIQLPEWVDVVRKAKFAYDAIK